One Halobaculum sp. CBA1158 DNA segment encodes these proteins:
- a CDS encoding glutathione S-transferase family protein: MSDATNMLVDGEWRTDVRRDTGDSGEFERTETSFREWIDGSVPEPGAEPVDNPEFPAEPGRYHVYICRACPWAHRVALTRSLKGLEDAISLSLTQPERYDDGWEFSEEQPDPLYGADYLREIYRRADDEYTGRVTVPVLWDTERETIVNNESEEIMRMLDTAFDGLGNGVDLYPDGHREAVDDRIADIYPRINNGVYRAGFANSQAAYDEAVDDLFEALDEYDDLLADRRYLTGDRLTEADVAMFATLVRFDHVYHTHFRCNRRGIHEYEHLWAYTKDLYQTPGVAETVNMDHITRHYYGSHESLNPKRLVPTGPDIDFTEPHDRDRLAGGPPAELTPDATAD, encoded by the coding sequence ATGAGCGACGCGACGAACATGCTCGTCGACGGCGAGTGGCGCACCGACGTCCGGCGCGACACCGGCGACTCCGGCGAGTTCGAGCGAACCGAGACGAGCTTCCGCGAGTGGATCGACGGCTCGGTCCCCGAACCGGGGGCCGAGCCGGTGGACAACCCCGAGTTCCCGGCCGAACCGGGTCGGTATCACGTGTACATCTGCCGGGCGTGTCCGTGGGCTCACCGCGTCGCCCTGACGCGCTCGCTGAAGGGGCTGGAAGATGCGATCTCGCTGTCGCTGACGCAACCCGAGCGCTACGACGACGGCTGGGAGTTCTCCGAGGAGCAGCCCGATCCGCTGTACGGCGCGGACTACCTCCGGGAGATCTACCGGCGAGCCGACGACGAGTACACCGGCCGCGTGACCGTGCCCGTGCTGTGGGACACGGAGCGCGAGACCATCGTCAACAACGAGAGCGAGGAGATCATGCGGATGCTCGACACCGCCTTCGACGGCCTCGGAAACGGGGTCGACCTGTACCCCGATGGCCACCGCGAGGCGGTCGACGACCGCATCGCCGACATCTACCCGCGCATCAACAACGGGGTGTACCGGGCCGGGTTCGCGAACTCGCAGGCGGCGTACGACGAGGCCGTCGACGACCTGTTCGAGGCGCTCGACGAGTACGACGACCTGCTGGCCGACCGGCGCTACCTGACGGGCGACCGCCTCACCGAGGCCGACGTGGCGATGTTCGCGACGCTGGTCCGGTTCGATCACGTCTATCACACGCACTTCCGGTGCAACCGCCGCGGGATCCACGAGTACGAGCACCTCTGGGCGTACACGAAGGACCTGTACCAGACCCCGGGCGTCGCGGAGACCGTGAACATGGACCACATCACGCGCCACTACTACGGCTCCCACGAGAGCCTGAACCCCAAGCGGCTGGTCCCCACGGGGCCGGACATCGACTTCACGGAGCCGCACGACCGCGACCGACTGGCCGGCGGACCGCCCGCGGAACTGACGCCCGACGCGACCGCGGACTGA
- a CDS encoding methyltransferase domain-containing protein, with product MSVAERGFPSGGGDDGSRSGGGDDGSRSGGGDDGSRSGGGDDGSRSEGGNDGSRSATAADFYTRIARGYDALARHGPGVDRLRRRLADALAPPSDATVVEFGCGTGANRPYLEARLGDDGRYVGVDLSPGVLRVARERGRTRVDEPSERDRGGDGDGGVDTFAAGDPGAFVRGDATRPPVRPGAVDACCGAFVSGMLPDPAAAVRAWADLVGPGGRIALLDLARTTRPGWRALNPLFRLFVRAGSPPGTAASLARSPAVVQDERVVAAHRALRERCTDVRYERAAGGFARVSAGTVG from the coding sequence GTGAGCGTGGCCGAACGGGGGTTCCCATCGGGGGGCGGAGACGACGGGTCCCGGTCGGGGGGCGGAGACGACGGGTCCCGGTCGGGGGGCGGAGACGACGGGTCCCGGTCGGGGGGCGGAGACGACGGGTCCCGGTCGGAGGGCGGGAACGACGGGTCGCGCTCGGCGACGGCCGCCGACTTCTACACGCGGATCGCCCGGGGGTACGACGCGCTCGCCAGACACGGGCCGGGCGTGGATCGCCTTCGACGACGACTCGCGGATGCGCTCGCGCCGCCGTCGGACGCGACGGTCGTCGAGTTCGGCTGCGGAACCGGCGCGAACCGGCCCTATCTGGAGGCGCGGCTCGGAGACGACGGCCGATACGTGGGCGTGGATCTGTCGCCGGGCGTCCTCCGGGTCGCTCGCGAGCGCGGTCGCACACGAGTCGACGAACCGAGCGAGAGAGACCGTGGCGGCGACGGCGACGGCGGCGTCGATACCTTCGCCGCCGGCGACCCCGGCGCGTTCGTCCGTGGCGACGCGACGCGCCCGCCCGTCCGACCGGGCGCGGTCGACGCCTGCTGTGGCGCGTTCGTCTCGGGGATGCTCCCCGATCCCGCGGCGGCGGTGCGCGCGTGGGCGGACCTCGTCGGTCCCGGCGGCCGGATCGCGCTGTTGGATCTGGCGCGCACGACCCGACCGGGGTGGCGAGCGCTGAACCCCCTGTTCCGGCTGTTCGTTCGCGCCGGATCGCCGCCCGGTACCGCCGCGTCGCTGGCGCGGTCGCCCGCGGTCGTCCAGGACGAGCGCGTCGTCGCCGCACACCGGGCGCTCAGAGAGCGGTGTACCGACGTACGCTACGAGCGGGCCGCAGGCGGGTTCGCGCGCGTCAGCGCCGGCACCGTCGGGTAG